In the Blautia coccoides genome, GCCATATTTACGCCTCCTCTTTCCGTCCTTCAAATCTCTGAAACCAGATAAATATCATGACCAAGGATAACACAGAAACCGTAAGATAGCAAATTCCCCCAAGACGGATCTGACGCAGCAAACTCCCGCCTGCCCCCTGTTTCAAGGCAAGCAGCAGAGTAGAAAAGCGCATTCCGTAGGATGGCCACCACACATACCAGACACCGTCCCCAAGACCTGTCAGCATGACGGCTGAGATGACGGATTCCCCCACACCGGCACCGATGGTAACCCCTTCGCCAAAACGAAATCCTAAAAATAAATGAATGACATAGACAGGCACATTCGATGCCCAAAGCACAAATATGAGTAAAAAAAGGTCCCTGATCCCCAGCACTATGCCTTCCCCTTTGAGGATAAGCACCGCTTGATAACCAAACAGCGCGATTCCCACCGCGAGAAAACCGGGCAGCAGAAACAGCAGCAGCTCTGAAGATAAGGTTTTTACACGGCTGGGCGCCGCCAGAAGGTTCTGCATATGCCCTGCTTTCGCTTCTCTGTCCGTAAGCATGGCCGTCACGATTCCGATGACGGCAGGATAAGCCATGGCTAAAAGTGTCACATAGGAAGTCAAATGTTCCCAGCCGTTCGCCGGCCGGATTCCCATATATGCCAGATATAAGAAAATACCCGCCAGCGGGATCAGGATATGAGCCGAAAAAAAGAGTGAGTGCCGCATCATATATGCCCTGCTTTTTAAAAATCTGTAAAATTCCGCCATCTCACACTGCCTCCCGTCTCATCCACCATTTTGCAGTGATCCAAAACACTGCCGCCAGCAAAGCAAACCCTGTACAGATGCCCGGGACAAACACAGACGCATCCAAAAGGGCATCTCCCTGTTCCAGCAGCAGCCCATTGGGGCGGATATGCAGTACAGGACACATAAGCCGGTCTGCAATGGAAAAGGGAAAGAGGAAAAAAAGTCCTTTTTCCACCACGGAAAAACTGAAAAAAGCGGCCAGAAGCCCCAGAATGACAGAAGGTATCATCCCAATCTTAGAGGACAGCATGAAATAAAAAGGAATCTGCCACAAACTGACCGCCCACACTAACAACACGCCCGCTCCGCCCCGAACAACAGGAACCCCGGTTACAAAAATCATTCCAAGCAGGCTGACAGCCCCCCAGAAGATCACCTGTGCCAGCAGCAGCCGCAGAGCCGCTGCAATGCATTTTGCCGCCCACTGTCCGGCACCGAATTCCGGCGAGGTGAGCAAAGCCTGGTAATGAAGCCTGATCTCACAGCGCATATTCATGGCACACAAAAGAGGGATCAGACAGGGATAAAATGTTCCATACCAAATGTTATAAGTAAACTGCTGTGCATAAGGCCCAGCCATGCTTATGAGATATCCAAGCACCACCGCCGCGGCCGGCACCAGCCATATCAGTTTTCCCATTGTAGAGTGCCGCATTTTAAATAATTCCGCACGAATCATCCGCATCCTCTCAGTCCCTCCCATTCTTTCTCACAACTTCCATAAAGAGTTCTTCCAGATTCTCCTCACGGGTGACATCTCCCTCATATCCCAGCACGCCCCCTGCTATGATGCCGATACGGTCTGCCGTCTGCTGCACCTCGCCTAAAATATGACTGGAGAGAATGACTGTTATGCCCTGTTCCGGAAACCAGCGGATCAGATTCCTAAGTTCCTGGATACCGATGGGGTCTAGACCGTTTGTAGGTTCATCCAGGATCAGAAGTTTGGGATTTCCAAGAAGTGCGGCTGCAATGCCCAAACGCTGTTTCATGCCATAGGAAAACTGACCGGCTCTCTTTTTTCCCGTATGTTTTAAATCCACCGTCTCCAGCACCTGGTGGATCCTCTCCTCAGGAAGTCCCCGCTGGAGAGTGTGCACCCTCAGATTTTCTTCTGCCGTGAGATTTTCATAAATAGGAGGATTTTCGATCAGCGCTCCAATCTGGTACAGATCTTTTCTGCACCACTCATGATCCCCAAAATAGATCTTTCCTCCTGTGGGCCTCAGCATTCCGGCGATCATTTTTAGCAGGGTAGATTTTCCCGCCCCGTTTGGCCCAAGAAGGCCGTAGATACATCCCTCTTCTATGGCCAGGGATACTTTGCTCACTGCTTTGCGGCCTTTGAAGGATTTACTCAGGTTTTCTGTCCTCAAAATATACTCACTCATATCATTCATCCTTTCTATAAGAACGGGTTCTGTTCTTTCAATCTCTTTTCAGACACCTTTCTGTTCTTATATCCAGAATAAAATGCATTTTTAAATTTTCTATAAAGACGCAAAAAAATTCTACTTATTAACTTGATGCCGCTTAAACGCATATCCTGAGGCAAGAATAAATCCCACAATACAAATCGCATCCGTCACAGCCAGCGCGGCAGGCAGACCGATCACTCTTCCGGGTATATTATAGGCCAGATAGTCCGTAAAACGAAACTCGGATATTTTAGACGGCACCAGTGCAAGCACATGTTTCCAGACATAACCGCCTGAGCTTTCATACAGGAAACTTGGTATCAGCACCAGCAGAAAATCAACAATAATGACCCCATAGCTGTTCTTAAAAACGGCTGAGAGGAGCAGGGTGGCAGCAGTCATACAGAGCACTGCCCCGTAATGCAGAAATGCCACCAACAGCACAGCCTGCCACATAGTCAGGGAATAACTGATAAAATTTGCAGTGTCATAGGCCTGTATAGGAATGGTTCCCCCCTGAGGACCAAATATCATCAGGTAAATCCCCGCATACGTCAGTACAATTCCCCAGTAAACAGTCGTCGCGTAGAGGATAGCAGTGAGTATTTTTGCCCTTGCCAGCCGGCTCTTTCCATAGCGCATGGTAAGCAGCATAGAGGCAGCGCCTGTCTGGTACTCCCCTGCAAACATGGGGGCAATGCCCACACAGATCAAGGGCATGATCAGCATGATCCACCCCGCAGAATCTATCATATCTTTCCAGAACTGAAAACTGCCCAATTTCAGATCTCTGACCTGTTCATCCTTTTTGATCCAGTAGTCTTTCTGGCTGTCCAGTATCATACCGGTCTTCACAAAGCCATCCAGCTCTATGGCAAGCTGCGCGCTCCGGCTCTTATAAAAATCTTTTCCCATGCTCTTCTGAAACACTTCTTTTATATTCAGTTCTCTGCTGCTGCCCTGGTAATTTGCCGTCATGAGAGAGAAGAATTCCCTGTTTCTTCTATAGAGAGTTTTGTATACTTCCTCGTTCAGAAAATTTGTCTCCGCCTTATCTGAATTCATTGCCGGGTCTTCTGTACAATCCAGATACTCCTGCATAAGCTGTTCCGCATTTTCCTGGGTAACTGGTACTGTAGGCATTTCTTTCAGGATTTTCACAGCCTCCATTCCGTATACACTGTTTCCTTTTTCATCTGCCGCATGGGTCTGCGCAATTACAGAATAGACACAGAAGAGCAGAAACATACAGCATCCCAGTACCGTGAGCTGGTTCAGCCGGCTCCCCCATATTTTTTTCCATTCATACCTGACCAACTGTCTCATCTACCATCTCCCCCTCTCGTCCGTCTCATCATAAAATACGCTCAGATATAAATCCTCCAGATTCGGCTCTGCCTGCACAGCCGATTCCATGGGCTTTATAGGGCTGACCGCGCGCAGGCGGATATTTTTCCCCTGGCGATGGGAATTGACCACACAGATGCTGTGGTCCAGGCTTCTCAGTGTACTCTCCTGAGCCTCACATTCCCAAACCTCTCCATTTATACTTTCTGTCAACTCTGTCACTGTGCCGTTCATGATAAATTTACCTTTTTTCATAATAAGTATCCTGTCAGCTATATACTCCACATCAGAGACTATATGTGTGGACAAAATAACGATCCTGTCCTTTGAAAGGCCGGAGAGCATATTTCTGAAATAAGCCCTCTCCTTTGGATCAAGGCCTGCGGTGGGTTCATCCAGGATCAGTATCTTCGGATCATTGAGCAGCGCCTGTGCTATGCCCAGTCTCCGCTTCATACCTCCGGAAAATGTACGGATTTTCCGGTCTGCATCTTTTGAAAGATCAATAAGCTCCAGAAGTTCTTTTGTCTTTTTCTTTGCATAGGCAGGCATCAGCCCCTTCACCGCTGCGATATAAAGCATAAAATCTCTGGCAGTAAAGCTGGGGGAATAGCCGAATTCCTGGGGAAGATATCCAAGCAGATCCCGGTAGGCCTCTCCCATTTCTATATTATTGCGTCCATCCAGTCTGACCTCCCCCGATGTGGGAGTCACAATTCCGCACAGCATCTGCATAAGTGTTGTCTTTCCCGCACCGTTAGCCCCTAAAAATCCATAAATCCCCTCCTCCAGTTCCATACTCACTCTGTCCACTGCAATTTTATTCTTAAACTGTTTTGTCAGCCGTTCCATAGATAATTTCACTGTTATTACCTCCCATATTTTTCAAAAGCCTTTTGGTTTCCACTGCCGTAACCGCAATTCCGAAAACTGCCGCCATTCCCCAGCCAAAAATCCAGTCTGCATCATATACCGGTATGGCTGTTGAGCGCAGCATATTTATTACTACAATGAGGAAACCACCCCACGCGGTACAATACCAAAGAGCATTTTCGTCTCTGCACCGTCCAAGGACTGCCATGCATCCGGCGCACATCACACAAAAAGGCGCCGTAAAATACAGGACAGCTTGTAAAAAAAGTCCCGCAGTCATGCCGCTGGCAAGCAGTGCGCCTGCCATGCACACAGCCCCGTCAATAAAGCCAAATAGGAACAAGCGCACCAGTAGCTGTTCTCTGAGGGAATGCCTGGCCGTCTGCAGGATTTCCCGCATACCGGGCATACAGATATGACACAGTTCATTGACATTTAGCAGGCATAATACCGGAGCCGCCACAGACATAAGAGGCCAGACACTGCTTTCAAATCTCAGACCGGCCTCCAGTATCCCCAAAAACAAAAGAAATGTCACAAGCAGCTTTACCGCCCATACTTTGCCGCTTATAAAGCCAATCTGCCCTGTGAAAAATTCCATTTTTGTCATACGCTGTCTCTCAGGATGCAGCCCTGTTTGTTTCGCCGCCCATATTGTACGCAAAAGCGCCTCCTCCTGGTGATCCGGTATGGGGATCTCCCTGATTTTCTTCCTCAGTTTTCTATCCTTCATGTACTCACTCCTCCCACTTGTTTTTAATAGATATCTCTGCCTGCTTCAATCTGTACCGCACTGTGGATACAGGCATGGAGACGATCCGGGCGATTTCCCCCAGATGCAGATTCTGATAATACCTGAGAAGTATTAATTCCCTTTCCAGTTCCGGAAGCCCACGGATAATTTCCTGCAGAGTAAGCCTGTCACTGATATTTTCTGTCCCGGCAGAGAGCTTATCTGCAGTCTGCTGTATTTTCTCATCCTCCCAAACGTCTTCTTTTCTTTTTCTGTAATGATCTTTTATCAGATTTCCTGCTGTCACATAGAGATAATTTTTCAGTTTTCCTGTGTGCTCATAACTGTCCAGATTCTGTAGAAAGCGCAGGAATACCTCCTGTGTCAGATCCTGGGCGGTCTGTCTGTCCTCCACCCGGCAGAAGCAGTATGTATAGATATCTCTGTAATATTTTTTTATCAGTATTTCCACAGATTCCTGCTGGCCGCTTCGGATGTTCTTTAGGATTTTCTTCTCGGACATGGAATTTTCCTTTCTGCTGTGTGATCTGTAATGCTTCCGTCAGGTAACTACATTGGCTGTGCGAATTTTTTGTTTGCAGCCGGAAAGTACCGAACAATTACCGATGTCTACAGTATATAACGATCAGGAGACGAAAAAAAACAACTCTTCCGGCATTTTCTGTGTAAAACCAATAAAATATGGTATGTTCGAGGCTGATACCGCATTTGATGAGGCATTTTGCGCCTAACAAGGTACAGAGGATCTGCTTGACAGAATTTTAAGATGAGCATACTGCGTTACACAGAACTGTAAATTCAACATGATACATATCAACAATTGCATTGTAATATCATAAAAATTTTATATTTATATCAATTGCAACATTGCATCATATCAGTTATAATAAATCCACAGACAGAGTTTCCGTGTCATATTTCCCAGGAGGAAACCATATGGCAAGGAAAAAATTTGAACAGTTAAATCTAAAGGATGCTTTTTTGTTTTCCGCAGCACTGGAAGATCCTGAGGCATGCCGGCTGATACTTGAGCTGTTCCTCGGACATCCCATTTCAAAAGTGATCGTACATGCAGAACACAGCATACTGCTGAGTTCTGACTTTAAAAGTATTCGTCTGGACATTTATGCCAGTGATGAAATACTGGCAGGTTATAATCTGGAAATGCAGAATAAAAATGAGTACAACCTGCCCAAAAGGTCGCGGTATTATCAAAGTGAGCTGGATATAGCTTCCCTAAAACCGGGAGAAACTTATGACCACCTGAAGCCAAGCTATATTATTTTCGTCTGCACTTTCGACCCCTTCGACAAAGGTCTGTACAAATATACCTTTGAAAACCGCTGCCTGGAAACAGAGATGGCACTTGGGGATGAGACGCAGAAAATCTTTTTCAATACAAAGGGGACAAACCCTAAAGATGTCTCAGAGGAACTGATCGCATTTCTTGAATACATAGAGGACAGCACTGATCTCTGTGCAGCCAAGACACCAAGTGAAACTGTTCACAAGATCCACAATAGAGTCAAAGAACTGAAGAAAAATCGGGAAACGGGGGCGAAGTTTATGATGTTGGAAGAATGGATCAAAATTGAAAACAAAGATGCCATTGCTGAAGGACAGGCTAAAGGAAGAGCTGAAGGACGAGCTGAAGAACAAAATCGTTACAGCAGCCTTATTCTCCACCTGGCAAAGGACGGAAGAAATGAGGGTATGAAGAAAAGTCTGTAAATAGGATTCTTCTATGATAAGACTTGGTGGAATGCTTAGAAATTAGGTATTCCACCTTTGTTTTATATATACCATCCAGAGGATGGCATGTCAATAGCAGGCGGCTTTTCCGCCTGTTTTAACCAAACTGTTTTTTATTCTGGAAGCCGTCCCTCATACATAATACTCAGTTCACCGTAGACCTGGCCCCAGTTCCGGATGGTGGTAGTCCACCTTTTTGTTGCTTCAAAAGTGGCTAGATACAGGGCTTTCAGCAGCGCTGTATCGCTCGGAAATACACTTCTCTGCTGGTTTAATTTCCGATACGTGGAATTCAGGGATTCTATGGCATTGGTCGTGTATATGACCTTCCGGACATCTGCTGAAAACTTGAAGATCGGAGAAATAGAATCCCAGTTATCCTTCCAGCGTTTCATGGAATTCGGATATTTTGGTGTCCATTTCTCTGTTACCCTCTCAAGGGCTGCCAGAGCTTTCTTTTCGTCTGGCGCCTGATAGATTGTCTTCAGATCCGTTGCAAAAGCCTTCCTGTCTTTATCCGGAACATATTTCAGGGTATTTCTTACTTGATGGACAATACAGCGTTGATATTCTGTTTTGGGGAAGGCAGCCGCGATGGCTTCTTTGATCCCGGCCAGACCGTCGGCACAAAGGATCAGGATGTCTTTTACACCCCGGTTTTTTAATTCATTCAGAACAGAAAGCCAATATTTAGAGCTTTCATTATCTCCAACCTGAATGGTAAGGACTTCCTTTTTTCCTTCCGTATTGATCCCCAGGATCACATATGCCGCTAGTTTGCGGATCACCCCGTTATCCCGGACAGAATAGTGGATCGCATCGATAAAAAGGATCGGATATACTTCATCTAAGGGACGGTTCTGCCAGTCTTCGATCTGAGGAAGGATCTTATCTGTTACATCAGAAATAAATCCTTCCGAAGTTTCAAAGCCGTAAATATCTTCGATCGTTTCAGAAATCTGTCGGGTGGTCATCCCTTTGGCGTACATAGAAATGATCTTCTGATCAATATCTGAAATATCTTTCTGGCGTTTTTTTACGACCTGAGGCTGAAAAGTGGATTTGCGATCCTGAGGGACCTCAATCTCCATGGTACCATAACTGCTGTTTACGCGTTTGCGTTTGTAGCCATTTCGGTAATCCTCGTTATCAGAGCGTTCAGATTTTTCATATCCCAGATGATCCTCCATTTCTGCTTCCAACATTTCTTTGATTGTTCCACCCAGAAGATCTTTCAGAGCATCCTGAATATCTTCAGCT is a window encoding:
- a CDS encoding lantibiotic immunity ABC transporter MutG family permease subunit produces the protein MAEFYRFLKSRAYMMRHSLFFSAHILIPLAGIFLYLAYMGIRPANGWEHLTSYVTLLAMAYPAVIGIVTAMLTDREAKAGHMQNLLAAPSRVKTLSSELLLFLLPGFLAVGIALFGYQAVLILKGEGIVLGIRDLFLLIFVLWASNVPVYVIHLFLGFRFGEGVTIGAGVGESVISAVMLTGLGDGVWYVWWPSYGMRFSTLLLALKQGAGGSLLRQIRLGGICYLTVSVLSLVMIFIWFQRFEGRKEEA
- a CDS encoding lantibiotic immunity ABC transporter MutE/EpiE family permease subunit; this encodes MRMIRAELFKMRHSTMGKLIWLVPAAAVVLGYLISMAGPYAQQFTYNIWYGTFYPCLIPLLCAMNMRCEIRLHYQALLTSPEFGAGQWAAKCIAAALRLLLAQVIFWGAVSLLGMIFVTGVPVVRGGAGVLLVWAVSLWQIPFYFMLSSKIGMIPSVILGLLAAFFSFSVVEKGLFFLFPFSIADRLMCPVLHIRPNGLLLEQGDALLDASVFVPGICTGFALLAAVFWITAKWWMRREAV
- a CDS encoding lantibiotic protection ABC transporter ATP-binding protein, which gives rise to MSEYILRTENLSKSFKGRKAVSKVSLAIEEGCIYGLLGPNGAGKSTLLKMIAGMLRPTGGKIYFGDHEWCRKDLYQIGALIENPPIYENLTAEENLRVHTLQRGLPEERIHQVLETVDLKHTGKKRAGQFSYGMKQRLGIAAALLGNPKLLILDEPTNGLDPIGIQELRNLIRWFPEQGITVILSSHILGEVQQTADRIGIIAGGVLGYEGDVTREENLEELFMEVVRKNGRD
- a CDS encoding ABC transporter permease; amino-acid sequence: MRQLVRYEWKKIWGSRLNQLTVLGCCMFLLFCVYSVIAQTHAADEKGNSVYGMEAVKILKEMPTVPVTQENAEQLMQEYLDCTEDPAMNSDKAETNFLNEEVYKTLYRRNREFFSLMTANYQGSSRELNIKEVFQKSMGKDFYKSRSAQLAIELDGFVKTGMILDSQKDYWIKKDEQVRDLKLGSFQFWKDMIDSAGWIMLIMPLICVGIAPMFAGEYQTGAASMLLTMRYGKSRLARAKILTAILYATTVYWGIVLTYAGIYLMIFGPQGGTIPIQAYDTANFISYSLTMWQAVLLVAFLHYGAVLCMTAATLLLSAVFKNSYGVIIVDFLLVLIPSFLYESSGGYVWKHVLALVPSKISEFRFTDYLAYNIPGRVIGLPAALAVTDAICIVGFILASGYAFKRHQVNK
- a CDS encoding ABC transporter ATP-binding protein yields the protein MKLSMERLTKQFKNKIAVDRVSMELEEGIYGFLGANGAGKTTLMQMLCGIVTPTSGEVRLDGRNNIEMGEAYRDLLGYLPQEFGYSPSFTARDFMLYIAAVKGLMPAYAKKKTKELLELIDLSKDADRKIRTFSGGMKRRLGIAQALLNDPKILILDEPTAGLDPKERAYFRNMLSGLSKDRIVILSTHIVSDVEYIADRILIMKKGKFIMNGTVTELTESINGEVWECEAQESTLRSLDHSICVVNSHRQGKNIRLRAVSPIKPMESAVQAEPNLEDLYLSVFYDETDERGRW
- a CDS encoding RNA polymerase sigma factor — translated: MSEKKILKNIRSGQQESVEILIKKYYRDIYTYCFCRVEDRQTAQDLTQEVFLRFLQNLDSYEHTGKLKNYLYVTAGNLIKDHYRKRKEDVWEDEKIQQTADKLSAGTENISDRLTLQEIIRGLPELERELILLRYYQNLHLGEIARIVSMPVSTVRYRLKQAEISIKNKWEE
- a CDS encoding Rpn family recombination-promoting nuclease/putative transposase translates to MARKKFEQLNLKDAFLFSAALEDPEACRLILELFLGHPISKVIVHAEHSILLSSDFKSIRLDIYASDEILAGYNLEMQNKNEYNLPKRSRYYQSELDIASLKPGETYDHLKPSYIIFVCTFDPFDKGLYKYTFENRCLETEMALGDETQKIFFNTKGTNPKDVSEELIAFLEYIEDSTDLCAAKTPSETVHKIHNRVKELKKNRETGAKFMMLEEWIKIENKDAIAEGQAKGRAEGRAEEQNRYSSLILHLAKDGRNEGMKKSL
- a CDS encoding IS256 family transposase, which produces MAREKKPVHRVQMTEGKRNIIHQLLEEYDIQTAEDIQDALKDLLGGTIKEMLEAEMEDHLGYEKSERSDNEDYRNGYKRKRVNSSYGTMEIEVPQDRKSTFQPQVVKKRQKDISDIDQKIISMYAKGMTTRQISETIEDIYGFETSEGFISDVTDKILPQIEDWQNRPLDEVYPILFIDAIHYSVRDNGVIRKLAAYVILGINTEGKKEVLTIQVGDNESSKYWLSVLNELKNRGVKDILILCADGLAGIKEAIAAAFPKTEYQRCIVHQVRNTLKYVPDKDRKAFATDLKTIYQAPDEKKALAALERVTEKWTPKYPNSMKRWKDNWDSISPIFKFSADVRKVIYTTNAIESLNSTYRKLNQQRSVFPSDTALLKALYLATFEATKRWTTTIRNWGQVYGELSIMYEGRLPE